AATTGGAAACCTCGACCCTCAGCGGCAAAATCGAAAGTAGTTTCCATACACGGTAACGCCGTGCCCGGCACGGTCGAAGGAAACCTCCAGCGGCGACGCAACTATTTCATCATTGCCGGAGTCTTAGTCGCAGAACCGAAAGCTCGATGAACTTTAACCTAACCACACCAGGAATAGGGTCCCATGAATGCGTTTTGGAAACTGTCGGTCGCTTGCGTATGTATAGTGGTGAATTTGAATGCAGCCGCGCAGGATACACAGGAAACCGAGATGATGCGAACTAACCAGGGATTCGTGGAGAGCATCACGGCGGCGTACACCGTCGATCCCGGCGGCGAGCTGATTATCGATGCCGACTTCGGATCGGTTCGGATCGAGACCGCGACCACCGACAAGGTGGAAATCCTCGTGGAAAAGCAGCGGAAGGAAGGCACTGAAGACGAGGCCCGCCGCGCCTTCGAAGATGTGGAGGTAACCACGGAACAGCGGGGCAACGACGTGCACGTCCGTGTCGACCATTCGCGATGGTTGGGACGCAACGGCATGTCCATCGAGATGAAGGTCCAGGTGCCATATACCTACAATCTGGATATCGAGACTGCAGGAGGCAGCATAATAATCGCGGACCTGGACGGCGAGATCGGGGCGAAGACGGCGGGCGGAAGCATCCGGATCGGCGCCACGCAGGGGGACGTGAACGCCCGGACCCTGGGTGGAAGCATCCGCATCGGCCCGACCGAAGGGGGCGTGTCCGCGAAGACCCTGGGCGGCAGTATAGATATAGGTGACGCTAAGGGTGACGTGTCTGCCCAGACGATGGGCGGGAGCATCCGCGTCGGACGCACCGAAGGTGACCTGACCGCCTACACCATGGGCGGAAACATCACCGTGGAATCCGCTACGGGCAAAGTGTCGGCCAAGACCCTGGGCGGCAAAGTCAGGGTCGGTTCCACGTAACAAGCCGCTGTCAACGGCAATACCGTTTGTTTTGACAATTGGGAGGAATGATGCGTCTATTATTAAACCTGGTTGGTGTCGGTCTGCTCGTTGCCTCGGCATACGCATGCAGCGCACAGGAGGTCACGTTTATGCGCGACGGTATGGGTCACGTAGAAAGAACCCACCAGAAATACGCGGTGGATGGGGCCGGCACGTTGACCGTAGAGACCGACTTCGGATCGATCCGTGTCGAAAGCTGGTCCAACGACGAAGTGGACGTCGAGGTGGAAAAACGTCGGACGGGTATCAGCGAAGCCAGCGCCCGCGACGCCTTCGATGAAGTATCGGTGGATATTTCCCAACGGGAGAACGACGTCGACATCCGGATAGAGCGCGATCGGAAATACGGGAACGAAGGAATATCGGTGGATGTACAGGTCAAGGTGCCGGAAACGTACAGCCTGGACCTCAAGACCTCGGGCGGCGACATCGATGTCGGAGACCTGCGGGGTGACGTGCTTGCCCGCACCTCGGGCGGCGATATCAACGTTGGCAACGTTACGGACGCCGTGATCCGGGTTCACACGTCAGGTGGAGATGTGACCGTAAAGGGAGGTGCAAGGGAGACGAAGGTGTCCACCTCCGGCGGGGATATCGAGATTCGTGACGCACGGGGCGCGGTGGATGCGACCACCTCGGGCGGTGACGTCACGATCGGCGACGCGGCCGGCGAAGTGTCGGCCAAGACCTCGGGCGGCGACATCAAGATCGGCCGTACGGACGGTGAAGTGACGGTGAGAACTTCCGGTGGCGATATCAAAATAGATCAAGCCGGGGGAAACACCGATGCGACTACCTCGGGCGGAGACATCAGGATAGGCCATACCACGGGAGAAGTGAAAGCGAAGACTTCCGGCGGCGACATCACGATCGAGCGAGCCGATGGCGAGGTGGACGTGCATACCTCGGGTGGCGACGTCACCATCGACAGCGCCGAAGGAAGATTGAAGGCGGGCACCTCGGGCGGCGATATCTCGATCGGCAATGCGACGGGCGGGGGCGTGACGGCGAAGACCTCGGGCGGCGACATCGAAGCCGGTTTAACGGCGACGGTAAGCGCGCTGGAGGAAGACTGGCTGTTGCAATCGTCCGGTGGGGAGTTGACCATCCGCATTCCCGAGGATCTTCAAGCCTCGCTCGAAGCGGAGATCCAGATCGGTAGTTCCTGGTTCGGACGTGACAAGGAATATCGTATCGATTCGGATTTCAACCTGGACGAGCAGGACGATGGCGGTCGTAACGGTAAAACCGTAAGGGCCACCGGCGATATCAATGGCGGCGGACATCTCATCAGGCTCAAGACAAGCGATGGCGATATAAGGATTCAGAAAGTGTCGTCCTGAGCCCTTGACGGGTGCGGACCTGACTTCTCGGTTCAGGCCGCGCCATCAGGCCGCGCCCAGATACCCCGCGAGTTGCTCGGGCATGATGTTCCCGCCGCTGAGCAGCGCCACGACCTTTTTGCCCTCCAGAGATACGATGCCGTTCAGCAGGGCGGCGACGCCGACCGCGCCTCCCGGCTCGACTACAAGTTTCGTCGTCCCGATCAGGTACTTCACCGCGTCGATCGCCTGTTCATCCGATACCAGGACCATCTCGTCCACGTAGGCCATTACGTGCTCGAAGGTAAGGTCCCCGGGGCGGGGCGCCACGAGTGAATCGCATACCGTGTCCGGTTCCGGCACCTCGCAGATCTCCTTCTTCATAAAAGACCGGTAAACCGCCTGCGACCCTTCGGGTTGTACCCCGATCACCTTCACCGCGGGGTTCAACGTTTTCACGGCCGTGGCAACGCCGCCGATCAGGCCCCCGCTGCTCACGGGGACGATCACGGCGTCAAGATCCGAAGCCTGTTCCATGATCTCGGCGCCGATGCTGCCATGGCCCCGAACGACGTTCGCGTCTTCCCAGGTGTTGATCGCGGTGATGCCCCGTTCCCTGCCCAGCCGGTCCAGCGTGTCCCACCTTGCCTGGTTGCGGTTTTCGCACAGCACCGCTTCGGCGCCGTAGTCCATCGTGCGCCGCACCTTGTAGGACGAGGTCTTTTCCATCATCACGATCGCCGTCGGAATCCCGAGCAGCGTGCCCATGTAGGCGAACGCCGTCGCGAAATTACCGGAGGATGAGATCGCGGCGCCCTTCCTCTTCTGGTCCGCGGTAAGGCGGTTCAGGATGGTATAGGCCGCGCGCGTCTTGTAAGACCCCGTCACCTGCAGGTTTTCCGCCTTCATCCAGACGTCCGCGCCGGTCTGATCGGAAATCGTACCTGAATGCAGGACGGGCGTATATACGACCTCCGGCGGAAGTTCCTTTCTCGCCTGTTCGATTTCTTCCAGGTTGATCAGCATCGCTATACCCTTCCGATCACCGATTTCATGCCTGATATGGCGCACGCGCGATGTGGCGCACGCGCGATGTGGCGCGCTGGCAAAGCCCGGTACCGTACGGTCGCCCGGGCGTGGTTAGATGATGGCATCAGCGTGATAAAAGTGCAAGGGCAAACTGGCGCGGCCGATACGACAAACTTGGCAGCCCTGGTATTACCTATCTTCCCGTTGCAAGCAACCGTGGGGACGCGCATATTCCGGTATGGGGTTACTTCCGGCTTTGGATGGAGGCACTATCGATGAACCGCATCATTTCACTTCTGCCCAGTAGTACCGAGATCATCTGCGCCTTAGGCTGCGCCGAGCGCCTCGTTGGCCGTTCTCACGAATGCGACTATCCTCCCGATGTCGCCCGGCTGCCCATTTGTACCTCTCCGAAATTCGATCCGGACGGCACCTCGTACCAGATCGACCAGCGGGTCAAAGCCATCCTGCAGGAAGCAACCTCGGTATATCGGTTAGACGCCGATCAGCTCGATGAGCTGGCTCCGGATCTGCTGGTGACGCAATCCCATTGCGAAGTCTGCGCCGTCAGTCTCCGGGATGTCCAGGAAGCGGCCTTCCAACTGGTACGTTCCAGGCCGAAGATCCTGTCATTGCAACCGAATACGCTGGACGAAGTGTGGCACGACATAGAAAAGGTGGGCTCCGCACTGGGCAAGGAGGACGAAAGTAGCGTTCTGGTAGATCAGCTGAACGAACGGTTGCGCACGATAGCCGACCGCGCCCGGAGAACGGAAAACACCCCGCGAGTGGCCTGCATCGAGTGGTTCGATCCACTGATGGCCGCGGGAAACTGGATTCCCGAACTGGTGGAAATCGCCGGTGGCCATAACATCTATACCTCGAATGGGGAACATTCACCGTACCTCGCGTGGGAAGACATGGTCGAAACCCAGCCCGACATCATCATCCTGATGCCCTGCGGTTTCGATATGCACCGTTCGCGAATCGAGTCGCCTTCGCTCACACGTCAATCGCCATGGCAAAACCTGCATGCCGTACAGAAGGGGCAGGTATTCTTTACCGACGGCAACCAGTTCTTTAACCGTCCCGGACCGCGCCTGGTTGAATCGGCAGAGATTCTGGCAGAGATTATCCACCCAGGCGTCTTCGGCTCGAAACACGAGCACACCGGGTGGGAACGATGGAGGGTGTCCTAGCACACCGGATGCTGAACTGGACAAATCGGAAGTGGGCGGCTATATTCCGCCCGCCTCGATATCTGGCGTATCACTTGATATCTGGCGTATCACTTGAAGAAGCGACGGATGTAAGTTGTAGAATATAAGACTGTGCCCATCGTAAGTGACGTGACTGCTGATTGTAACCTGTTGTCCGATGCTGGAGGAATTAATGCCAATATTCCCACCCGTCCGCAAAACCGGCGGCACTTGTTTCATCTTGGCCTGTCTGCTGTTCCTCCCAGGCATCACGGGGGCGCAATCGCCCCAGGATCGGACCGCGACCGAAACGGACATGACGGAATCCGTAGTGGCCATGACGGGGGAAATCGAAAGGACATCGAATCCTCGACCGTTCAGCGTTCCTCTTCCCGTATCCAAGTCGCCCTTCGACTATAGGACCCTGGATCCCGAGGACTATATGCTGGAGGCCAGACGGGTTAATGCTGCCATCCAGGTGGACGGCCATCTGGACGAAGCCGAATGGCAGCAGGCGGATGTCGCCAAAGATTTCTTCCAGCTCGAGCCGGTTGAGGGCGCACCGGCCACTTATCCCACCGAAGTCCGTGTAATGTACGACGACAAGAACCTGTACGTGGGATTCGTCTGCTTCGACCCGAATCCGGAGCAGATCATGGCGCCGGACATGCAACGCGATACGAGAATGAGCTGGTCGAACGACATGGTCACGGTCGTCATCGCATCGCTCGACCACTACCGCGAAGCCTTCGAATTCCAGACCAATCCCAACGGCGCCCGGTCCGACTCCTTCGTCAGCGCCGAAGGCAATAACTCCGACCGTGACTGGAACGGGCTGTGGAACGCGGCCAGCCAGATCTATGATTACGGATGGTCGGCCGAGTACGTGATCCCCTTCCATACCCTCAGGTTTCCGCGACGCCGCGATCAGACGTGGGGCATTAACTTCGGACGCCGCATTCAGCGCACCCGGGAGGAATCGTTCTGGGTTCCACTGAGCCTGAGGGACGGTGACCAGGCGCTCTATCGCTTCGGCAAGGGCGGCCGGCTGACGGCCCTGTCCGACATCACGCCGGGCGGGCGGGTGCAGGCGACGCCCTTCACCGTACTCGGCGGCCAGTCTTCCCGGTTCACTGAATCCGCCCCGTCGCCCGTCCAGCCCATCGCGGCGACGGCCCTCGACAACGACATGCAGCGGAAACTGGGCGGCGACCTGAAGGTCAGCGTTACTTCCGGGATGACGCTGAACGCCACGGTCAACCCCGATTTCGCCCAGGTGGAAGCGGACGATGAGGTCGTGAACCTTTCCCGCTTCGAATTCCAGTTCACCGAAAAGCGGCCCTTCTTCCTGGAACGCAGCGATATCTTCACCTTGAACGAGCGGCCGCAGCGCCGCGGACCTCAGCGCAACTTTGGCGACCTGACGCCCCAGCTCTTCTTCAGCCGGCGCGTTGGCCGGCAGTTGCCGGACGGACAGACCGTTCCCATCGACCTCGGGATGCGCCTTACCGGCAAGTTCGGTCACACGACCGTAGGGTTCCTGAACGTCCAGACCCGGGAGACCCGGTACGACGACGACGGAGAGGAGAAGACGGAACCGCTGACCAACTGGCAGGCTTTGCGAGTACGGCAAGACTTTGGATCACGGTCCAGCGTGGGCATGCTGGCCACCTTCAAGGAACCGAATCCCCGGTTCGACGACCGTGTCGGAATGGCCCTGCCACGGTACGCGGAATCGGACTACAACAGGGTGTTGGGGTTCGACCTGAACCTGGCCTCACAGGCGACCAATCACCGGGGACAGATCACCTTCGCCAAGAGCTGGACGGATACGGTGAGCACCAGCAACCAGGACTGGACCTTCCGGGTTATCGAACGGTGGCAGAATCGTTGGCTGATGTACGGCGTTTCCTTCCTGGATATCGGGGAGGACTTCATCAGCCAGACCGGGCTGGTACGGGACGAAGGCCTGCAAAGGGTCGGGGGTGGACTTACGGCCAACACTTTTCTGCGCCGGTTCGGCATACGTCGCATCAGCGGGGGCTTTCGGAGTAATTACGTGACCCGGAAGGACACGGGCTTCTCCGATGCCGATTCCTGGTCCTTCCAGCCCAACGTGTTCCTGGAACTGGAGCGGGGTCTGTGGATTTCCGCCTCGTACGACATGCGATTCGATACACTGAGCAAAACGACGCGTATCGCCGGTGTGCATTTCCCCGAGGGATCCTATTCCTACAACCAGGCAAACATGTTCCTCTTTACCGACAGCGGCCGGAAAGTCTCCTTACAGGGCAATGTCCGGTTCGGTCGATTCTACGGTGCCGATCTGCTCAGTATTTCGAGCGAACTGTCCCTAAAGCCGAATCCCCGTTTCGCACTGGAACCGGGCATCACCCGCAGCCAGGTCGACCGGGGCAATCGAGAGGGGCTGGAGGACGACGAATACGATCATCGTACCCAGCTCATACCGAGCGTCCGGATGAGTTACGCATTCACGCCGAACCTTTCGTTCTCCTCCTTCATCCAGTTCAACGCGGACCGGCAACGGGAGATCGACGACTTCCACACGAATACGGTAACGATGAATCTCCTTCTCGCCTACCGGTCGCCCTTCGGCCACTCGTTCTTCCTGGCCTTCAACCAGTTCCGTGACGACGACCTCGATACCGACGGAAGCTTCGGGGTCTACGAACGGACGCCGCTAAGGCTGCGGGACCAGCAGATCGTGGCCAAGGTCTCCTACCTGTTCAACCTGTAGGCCGACTCCATCCGTACGGACACCGGCAATTATCCCTTAGCAACTAACAGTCAGGTTCAGGGAACTATATCCTTGCCGTTTATGACCTGCCTTCTTATTAATGAAGA
This DNA window, taken from Gemmatimonadota bacterium, encodes the following:
- a CDS encoding DUF4097 domain-containing protein, with translation MMRTNQGFVESITAAYTVDPGGELIIDADFGSVRIETATTDKVEILVEKQRKEGTEDEARRAFEDVEVTTEQRGNDVHVRVDHSRWLGRNGMSIEMKVQVPYTYNLDIETAGGSIIIADLDGEIGAKTAGGSIRIGATQGDVNARTLGGSIRIGPTEGGVSAKTLGGSIDIGDAKGDVSAQTMGGSIRVGRTEGDLTAYTMGGNITVESATGKVSAKTLGGKVRVGST
- a CDS encoding DUF4097 domain-containing protein is translated as MMRLLLNLVGVGLLVASAYACSAQEVTFMRDGMGHVERTHQKYAVDGAGTLTVETDFGSIRVESWSNDEVDVEVEKRRTGISEASARDAFDEVSVDISQRENDVDIRIERDRKYGNEGISVDVQVKVPETYSLDLKTSGGDIDVGDLRGDVLARTSGGDINVGNVTDAVIRVHTSGGDVTVKGGARETKVSTSGGDIEIRDARGAVDATTSGGDVTIGDAAGEVSAKTSGGDIKIGRTDGEVTVRTSGGDIKIDQAGGNTDATTSGGDIRIGHTTGEVKAKTSGGDITIERADGEVDVHTSGGDVTIDSAEGRLKAGTSGGDISIGNATGGGVTAKTSGGDIEAGLTATVSALEEDWLLQSSGGELTIRIPEDLQASLEAEIQIGSSWFGRDKEYRIDSDFNLDEQDDGGRNGKTVRATGDINGGGHLIRLKTSDGDIRIQKVSS
- a CDS encoding threonine/serine dehydratase, with the translated sequence MLINLEEIEQARKELPPEVVYTPVLHSGTISDQTGADVWMKAENLQVTGSYKTRAAYTILNRLTADQKRKGAAISSSGNFATAFAYMGTLLGIPTAIVMMEKTSSYKVRRTMDYGAEAVLCENRNQARWDTLDRLGRERGITAINTWEDANVVRGHGSIGAEIMEQASDLDAVIVPVSSGGLIGGVATAVKTLNPAVKVIGVQPEGSQAVYRSFMKKEICEVPEPDTVCDSLVAPRPGDLTFEHVMAYVDEMVLVSDEQAIDAVKYLIGTTKLVVEPGGAVGVAALLNGIVSLEGKKVVALLSGGNIMPEQLAGYLGAA
- a CDS encoding cobalamin-binding protein, with the translated sequence MEALSMNRIISLLPSSTEIICALGCAERLVGRSHECDYPPDVARLPICTSPKFDPDGTSYQIDQRVKAILQEATSVYRLDADQLDELAPDLLVTQSHCEVCAVSLRDVQEAAFQLVRSRPKILSLQPNTLDEVWHDIEKVGSALGKEDESSVLVDQLNERLRTIADRARRTENTPRVACIEWFDPLMAAGNWIPELVEIAGGHNIYTSNGEHSPYLAWEDMVETQPDIIILMPCGFDMHRSRIESPSLTRQSPWQNLHAVQKGQVFFTDGNQFFNRPGPRLVESAEILAEIIHPGVFGSKHEHTGWERWRVS
- a CDS encoding carbohydrate binding family 9 domain-containing protein, which produces MLEELMPIFPPVRKTGGTCFILACLLFLPGITGAQSPQDRTATETDMTESVVAMTGEIERTSNPRPFSVPLPVSKSPFDYRTLDPEDYMLEARRVNAAIQVDGHLDEAEWQQADVAKDFFQLEPVEGAPATYPTEVRVMYDDKNLYVGFVCFDPNPEQIMAPDMQRDTRMSWSNDMVTVVIASLDHYREAFEFQTNPNGARSDSFVSAEGNNSDRDWNGLWNAASQIYDYGWSAEYVIPFHTLRFPRRRDQTWGINFGRRIQRTREESFWVPLSLRDGDQALYRFGKGGRLTALSDITPGGRVQATPFTVLGGQSSRFTESAPSPVQPIAATALDNDMQRKLGGDLKVSVTSGMTLNATVNPDFAQVEADDEVVNLSRFEFQFTEKRPFFLERSDIFTLNERPQRRGPQRNFGDLTPQLFFSRRVGRQLPDGQTVPIDLGMRLTGKFGHTTVGFLNVQTRETRYDDDGEEKTEPLTNWQALRVRQDFGSRSSVGMLATFKEPNPRFDDRVGMALPRYAESDYNRVLGFDLNLASQATNHRGQITFAKSWTDTVSTSNQDWTFRVIERWQNRWLMYGVSFLDIGEDFISQTGLVRDEGLQRVGGGLTANTFLRRFGIRRISGGFRSNYVTRKDTGFSDADSWSFQPNVFLELERGLWISASYDMRFDTLSKTTRIAGVHFPEGSYSYNQANMFLFTDSGRKVSLQGNVRFGRFYGADLLSISSELSLKPNPRFALEPGITRSQVDRGNREGLEDDEYDHRTQLIPSVRMSYAFTPNLSFSSFIQFNADRQREIDDFHTNTVTMNLLLAYRSPFGHSFFLAFNQFRDDDLDTDGSFGVYERTPLRLRDQQIVAKVSYLFNL